A single genomic interval of Zunongwangia sp. HGR-M22 harbors:
- a CDS encoding GTPase has product MHKKLIFVYNANSGWWNSVLDSAHKILKPDNYSCKLCSVTHGLAGENSTWKNYRKSSNIDMEFYHKDEFLKFFASKYLLKFTFPTVLFSQHEGLQVLISAEEFEEISSVEKLIEIIENRI; this is encoded by the coding sequence TTGCATAAGAAACTCATCTTTGTTTATAACGCAAATTCAGGTTGGTGGAATTCGGTTTTAGATTCGGCTCACAAGATTCTAAAGCCCGACAACTATTCCTGTAAACTTTGTTCGGTAACTCATGGTTTGGCAGGAGAAAATAGCACTTGGAAAAACTATCGAAAATCGTCGAATATCGACATGGAGTTTTATCACAAAGATGAGTTTTTGAAATTTTTTGCTTCAAAATATTTACTGAAGTTTACATTTCCTACGGTACTCTTTTCTCAACATGAAGGATTGCAGGTGCTTATTTCAGCAGAGGAGTTTGAGGAGATCTCTTCCGTAGAAAAGCTTATCGAAATTATAGAAAATCGGATATGA
- the mraZ gene encoding division/cell wall cluster transcriptional repressor MraZ, translating to MVNLIGTYECKVDSKGRLMVPSALKKQLMPMLQEGFVIKRAVFQSCLELYPMEEWNKLMERMNKLNRFKKKNNDFIRRFTAGVKTVEVDGNGRLLIPKDLVGFAGISKEIVLSSAINIVEIWDKDKYEEAIDAASDDFADLAEEVMGTEDFDFDGIS from the coding sequence GTGGTAAATCTCATTGGAACATACGAGTGTAAAGTGGATAGTAAGGGGCGGCTAATGGTGCCTTCAGCTCTTAAGAAACAGCTTATGCCTATGCTTCAGGAAGGTTTTGTGATTAAACGAGCTGTTTTTCAGTCTTGTTTAGAATTGTATCCCATGGAAGAGTGGAATAAGCTCATGGAACGAATGAATAAACTTAATCGCTTTAAAAAGAAAAACAACGACTTTATCCGAAGATTTACGGCAGGTGTGAAAACCGTAGAGGTAGATGGTAATGGCAGATTATTAATTCCTAAAGACCTGGTTGGTTTTGCAGGAATTTCGAAAGAGATCGTGCTTTCTTCAGCAATTAATATTGTAGAAATCTGGGATAAAGATAAGTACGAAGAAGCAATAGACGCTGCAAGCGATGATTTTGCAGATCTTGCAGAAGAGGTAATGGGAACTGAAGATTTCGATTTCGATGGAATATCATAA
- the nadE gene encoding NAD(+) synthase: protein MQTTKVIDHIVNWLKDYAENAKMNGFVVGVSGGIDSAVTSTLCAKTGLDVLVLEMPIHQDPSHVSRAQKHIASLKERFPNVKSESVDLTPVFENFKSALPAIEASASVDLSLANSRARLRMTTLYYFAGLHKYLVGGTGNKVEDFGVGFYTKYGDGGVDLSPIADLMKSEVYALGKELNVIEDIMVAAPSDGLFGDSRSDEMQLGASYDELEWAMKMQESGKKEDEFEGRELEVYKTYIKLNTANSHKMNPIPVCEIPVHLKN, encoded by the coding sequence ATGCAAACCACAAAAGTAATCGATCATATTGTAAACTGGTTAAAAGACTATGCTGAAAATGCTAAAATGAATGGATTTGTTGTTGGTGTTAGTGGCGGAATCGATTCAGCAGTAACATCGACGCTTTGTGCGAAAACAGGATTGGACGTTTTAGTCTTAGAAATGCCTATACATCAAGATCCTTCACACGTTAGCCGCGCGCAAAAACATATCGCGTCTTTAAAAGAACGTTTCCCGAATGTAAAAAGCGAAAGTGTAGACCTTACTCCGGTTTTTGAGAATTTTAAAAGTGCTTTACCAGCCATTGAAGCTTCTGCAAGCGTAGATCTAAGTTTAGCCAATTCACGTGCACGTTTAAGAATGACCACACTGTATTATTTCGCAGGACTTCATAAATACTTAGTTGGCGGAACCGGAAACAAAGTAGAAGATTTTGGTGTAGGTTTTTATACTAAATATGGTGATGGCGGTGTAGATCTTAGTCCAATAGCCGATCTTATGAAAAGCGAAGTTTATGCTTTAGGAAAAGAATTAAATGTGATTGAAGATATTATGGTTGCCGCACCAAGCGATGGCTTGTTTGGTGATAGCCGAAGTGACGAGATGCAACTTGGCGCAAGTTATGACGAATTAGAGTGGGCAATGAAGATGCAGGAAAGTGGTAAAAAAGAAGATGAGTTTGAAGGCCGCGAACTAGAAGTTTATAAAACATACATAAAACTGAATACTGCAAATTCGCATAAAATGAATCCTATCCCGGTATGCGAAATACCTGTTCACCTTAAAAACTAG
- a CDS encoding response regulator, protein MSTVLVADQHPVIAESIKHILSGNDFINVIGQVGSGNELYDFLSNKKTDVLIIEIDLPQLNGIHALRQIKQKYPHLKILVFSCHPEEMYALSAIKAGAAGYISKTNPAEIVYNAIRQVTRGGIYLNEEITYKLNNGISTGQHQISKFKKLSSRETEVLNLLSSGKRNKDIAEALDINEKTVSTYKARLLKKLDADNIADLIKQARLLQINPAM, encoded by the coding sequence ATGAGTACAGTTTTAGTAGCAGATCAACATCCTGTTATTGCAGAAAGTATAAAACATATTCTTTCTGGCAATGATTTTATTAATGTGATTGGGCAGGTTGGCTCTGGTAACGAACTGTATGATTTTTTAAGCAATAAGAAAACCGATGTTTTAATTATTGAAATTGATCTTCCGCAACTTAATGGAATACATGCGCTGCGACAGATAAAACAAAAATATCCTCATCTCAAGATTCTGGTGTTTAGCTGCCACCCTGAAGAAATGTATGCACTTAGTGCAATTAAGGCAGGTGCTGCAGGCTATATTTCTAAAACCAATCCTGCTGAGATCGTTTACAATGCCATTAGACAGGTTACCAGAGGCGGGATTTATCTAAATGAAGAAATCACTTATAAGCTTAATAACGGAATCTCTACAGGGCAACATCAAATTTCTAAATTTAAGAAATTATCTTCTCGCGAGACAGAGGTTTTAAATTTACTTAGCTCTGGCAAGCGTAATAAAGATATTGCTGAGGCGCTGGATATTAACGAGAAAACGGTTAGTACATACAAAGCGCGTCTACTTAAAAAACTAGATGCCGATAATATTGCAGATCTTATAAAACAAGCGCGATTACTACAGATAAACCCTGCCATGTAA
- the dnaG gene encoding DNA primase has product MISKSTIDSVFETARVEEVIQDFVQLKKSGTNFKGLSPFTDERTPSFMVSPVKQIWKDFSSGKGGNVVAFLMEHEHFTYPEAIKYLAKKYGIEIEETQQTDEQKEQADERESMYLVSEFANKYFQKILHKTDAGQAIGLSYFKERGFTNETIKKFQLGYCLDEWDAFTKEALAEGYKLDYLEKTGLSIVKGERQFDRFKGRVMFPIHSMSGRVLGFGGRILTSDKKAAKYLNSPESDIYHKSKVLYGISYAKQAIAKEDNCYLVEGYTDVIQFHQSGVENVVSSSGTALTTEQIRLISRLTKNITVLFDGDAAGIRASLRGIDLILEQGMNVKVCSFPEGEDPDSFARKNSEDELKEFLAENATDFISFKASLLMKDAKNDPVKKAGLIRDMVNSIAKIPDTIQQEVYLQECSRIMDISEDVLFSTLAQLTKKGEQDHKRTAKKDQKSFQVVKDLPQQEKQTVRRVDELHVLERGIVSALLLYGNEKREFEEMFLEADESGEPVLKSANVERKVSRKIYLDLQEDEVALANPDFRAIYEHLIEYYNRDEKVVIEQFVNEIPPEKASIVTDILMAEEQYQLSDWMRQDIPVKSKNEQIDRLVSETILNFRRILVVKKINSLMEKTKIVDASIDNSEILAEISDYAELRKTIEEKLNRVTS; this is encoded by the coding sequence TTGATTTCTAAAAGTACCATAGACAGTGTTTTTGAAACCGCCCGGGTAGAGGAGGTGATTCAGGATTTTGTTCAGCTTAAAAAATCTGGGACAAACTTTAAAGGTTTAAGTCCGTTTACAGACGAGCGTACCCCTAGTTTTATGGTCTCGCCGGTAAAGCAAATCTGGAAAGATTTTTCTAGTGGAAAAGGAGGGAATGTTGTGGCTTTTTTAATGGAGCACGAACATTTTACCTATCCTGAGGCCATAAAATATCTGGCTAAAAAATATGGGATCGAAATTGAAGAAACTCAACAGACCGATGAGCAAAAAGAACAGGCTGATGAGCGGGAAAGTATGTATCTGGTTTCTGAATTTGCCAATAAATATTTTCAGAAAATTCTGCATAAAACTGATGCGGGACAGGCAATCGGGCTTAGTTATTTTAAAGAACGAGGTTTTACTAACGAAACCATTAAGAAATTTCAGCTTGGATATTGTTTAGATGAATGGGATGCTTTTACCAAAGAAGCCTTAGCTGAAGGTTACAAACTCGATTATCTTGAAAAAACAGGGCTGTCTATCGTAAAAGGAGAACGACAATTTGATCGTTTTAAAGGCCGCGTGATGTTTCCTATCCATTCGATGTCTGGGAGGGTTTTAGGATTTGGAGGTCGAATATTAACTTCAGATAAGAAAGCGGCAAAATATCTCAATTCACCAGAAAGTGATATTTACCATAAAAGTAAAGTTCTTTATGGAATTTCGTATGCCAAACAAGCGATTGCAAAAGAAGATAATTGCTATTTGGTTGAAGGGTATACCGATGTTATTCAGTTTCATCAAAGCGGAGTAGAAAATGTAGTTTCGTCTTCAGGAACTGCTTTAACCACCGAGCAAATTCGATTAATTAGCCGGTTAACCAAAAATATTACCGTTCTTTTTGATGGCGATGCTGCCGGAATTAGAGCTTCGCTGCGTGGGATCGATTTGATCTTAGAACAGGGAATGAACGTGAAAGTTTGCAGTTTCCCAGAAGGAGAGGATCCCGATAGTTTTGCACGTAAAAATTCTGAAGATGAACTAAAAGAGTTCTTAGCTGAAAATGCGACCGATTTTATAAGTTTTAAAGCATCTTTATTAATGAAAGATGCTAAGAATGATCCCGTTAAAAAAGCTGGGCTTATTAGGGATATGGTAAATAGTATCGCTAAAATCCCAGATACAATTCAGCAGGAAGTATATCTGCAGGAATGTTCCAGGATTATGGATATTTCAGAAGATGTATTGTTTTCTACACTAGCACAGCTTACCAAAAAAGGCGAACAGGATCATAAAAGAACTGCCAAAAAAGACCAAAAAAGCTTTCAGGTTGTAAAAGATCTTCCGCAGCAAGAAAAGCAAACTGTAAGAAGAGTCGACGAGCTACATGTGCTCGAAAGAGGAATTGTAAGTGCTTTATTGCTCTACGGAAATGAGAAACGAGAATTTGAAGAAATGTTTCTTGAAGCAGATGAATCTGGAGAACCTGTGCTTAAAAGCGCTAATGTTGAAAGAAAAGTGTCACGAAAGATCTATCTAGATCTTCAGGAAGATGAGGTTGCTTTGGCGAATCCCGATTTTAGAGCTATTTACGAGCATTTGATCGAGTATTACAATCGAGATGAAAAAGTGGTCATCGAACAGTTTGTAAATGAAATTCCTCCAGAGAAAGCATCTATAGTTACCGATATTTTAATGGCAGAAGAACAATACCAGTTAAGTGATTGGATGCGACAGGATATTCCGGTAAAGTCTAAAAATGAACAAATAGATCGTCTTGTTTCAGAAACGATTCTGAATTTCCGTAGAATATTGGTGGTTAAGAAAATTAATTCTTTAATGGAGAAAACGAAAATAGTTGATGCGAGTATCGATAATTCTGAGATTTTAGCAGAAATATCAGATTATGCAGAACTACGCAAAACTATCGAAGAGAAACTAAACAGGGTAACCAGTTAA
- a CDS encoding alpha/beta fold hydrolase yields the protein MKNNLRKEGKFTYLEIGEGTPIVILHGLMGGLSNFDGVVDFFPSKGYKVLIPELPLYSMSLLKTSVGTFAKYLKEFVDFKNLDEVILLGNSLGGHIALVTTKLYPEIVKGLVITGSSGLYENAMGESYPRRGDYEFIKKKAQNVFYDPAVATKEIVDDVYHTVSDRNKLVKTLAIAKSAIRHNMAKDLPKMKTPTCIIWGKNDNVTPPEVAEDFHRLLPDSDLYWVDKCGHAAMMEHPDLFNDLLYNWLQKRNF from the coding sequence ATGAAAAATAATTTAAGGAAAGAGGGAAAATTCACATATTTAGAAATAGGCGAAGGAACTCCGATAGTTATTTTACACGGACTTATGGGCGGCCTAAGTAATTTTGACGGAGTGGTAGATTTTTTCCCTTCCAAAGGATATAAAGTCTTAATCCCAGAACTTCCGCTTTATTCTATGTCTCTCCTTAAAACAAGTGTTGGAACTTTCGCAAAATACTTGAAAGAGTTTGTAGACTTTAAAAATTTAGATGAAGTTATTCTTTTAGGAAATTCCCTTGGTGGCCATATTGCATTGGTTACAACCAAACTATATCCGGAAATAGTAAAAGGCTTGGTAATAACAGGTAGTTCTGGTCTCTACGAAAATGCGATGGGAGAAAGTTACCCGCGACGTGGCGACTATGAATTTATCAAGAAAAAAGCACAAAATGTATTTTACGATCCGGCTGTAGCGACTAAGGAAATCGTAGATGATGTTTACCACACTGTGAGCGATCGTAACAAACTGGTAAAAACACTTGCTATCGCTAAAAGTGCCATAAGACATAACATGGCAAAAGATCTACCTAAAATGAAAACTCCAACTTGTATTATTTGGGGAAAAAATGACAACGTAACTCCGCCAGAAGTTGCCGAGGATTTTCACCGGCTTTTACCAGATTCCGATCTTTACTGGGTAGACAAATGCGGGCATGCTGCAATGATGGAGCATCCCGATCTTTTTAATGATTTACTTTATAACTGGCTGCAGAAAAGAAATTTCTAA
- the yihA gene encoding ribosome biogenesis GTP-binding protein YihA/YsxC: protein MKINTAEFVISNSKVAKCPNSPLPEYAFIGRSNVGKSSLINMLTGRKSLAKTSAKPGKTQLINHFLINKNWHLVDLPGYGYAKVSKSAKRVFQKFITAYFEERKQLICAFVLIDSRHKPQSIDMEFMQWLGEHAIPFCLIFTKTDKLKPKELEKNILNYQEEMLQVWEQMPHFFVTSSTAKTGGEDILEFIENLNNEVTE, encoded by the coding sequence ATGAAGATTAATACTGCTGAATTTGTAATTAGTAACTCTAAAGTTGCTAAGTGCCCTAACAGCCCGTTACCCGAATATGCTTTTATCGGGCGTAGTAATGTGGGTAAATCTTCATTAATCAATATGCTTACCGGGCGAAAAAGCCTAGCAAAAACCTCTGCCAAACCAGGAAAAACGCAGCTTATTAATCACTTTTTGATTAATAAAAATTGGCACCTGGTTGATTTACCGGGTTATGGTTACGCGAAAGTTTCTAAATCTGCTAAAAGAGTTTTTCAGAAATTCATTACGGCTTATTTTGAAGAACGTAAACAGTTGATTTGCGCCTTTGTACTAATCGATAGTCGCCACAAACCGCAATCTATTGATATGGAATTTATGCAATGGCTTGGAGAACATGCCATTCCTTTTTGCTTGATTTTCACAAAAACAGACAAACTTAAACCTAAAGAACTCGAAAAAAATATCCTGAACTATCAGGAAGAAATGCTGCAGGTTTGGGAACAAATGCCGCACTTTTTTGTGACCTCATCTACCGCAAAAACAGGTGGAGAAGACATTCTCGAATTTATCGAAAATCTAAATAACGAGGTTACTGAGTAA
- the gldB gene encoding gliding motility lipoprotein GldB: MMSRILFVFFLFLSLISCDSASKREKEIEKIPLDFKIVRFDKLFAEASPQSLPQLKEDYPYLFPKQFADSVWINKMKDTIQLEINREVAKKYPDFSETEDEFYSLFQHVKYYFPEFAVPDVLTITSEVDYKNKTIYTGDYLFVSLDTYLGEDHKFYIGIVEYFKRNFTKDQIVPDAANSIAEKYVPRAKARTFLANMIYYGKLLYLKDIWLPKQSKWRKIGYTQEQWEFAENNEEMVWRYFVDNELIFDTDSNLAPRFLYPAPFSKFYLSLDAETPDRLGQYIGWQMVKSYMDKNEVSIKQMLNTDAEIIFNNANYKPKK; encoded by the coding sequence ATGATGAGTAGAATTTTATTTGTCTTTTTTTTATTTCTAAGCCTTATTTCCTGCGATTCTGCATCAAAGAGAGAGAAGGAGATCGAGAAAATCCCTCTAGATTTTAAAATTGTAAGATTTGATAAGCTTTTTGCAGAAGCAAGTCCGCAAAGTCTTCCGCAGTTAAAAGAAGACTATCCTTATTTATTTCCGAAGCAATTTGCAGATAGTGTTTGGATCAATAAAATGAAAGATACTATTCAGCTTGAAATTAATAGGGAAGTCGCAAAAAAGTATCCTGATTTTAGCGAAACTGAGGATGAATTTTATTCACTTTTTCAGCACGTAAAATATTATTTTCCAGAATTTGCAGTTCCAGATGTCCTTACGATAACATCTGAGGTAGATTATAAAAATAAAACAATATATACCGGTGACTATCTATTTGTTTCGTTAGATACATATTTGGGTGAAGATCATAAATTTTATATTGGTATCGTAGAATATTTTAAGCGCAATTTTACAAAAGATCAAATTGTGCCCGATGCTGCAAATAGTATTGCTGAAAAATATGTCCCTCGTGCAAAGGCAAGAACTTTTTTAGCGAATATGATCTATTATGGTAAATTACTTTATTTGAAAGACATCTGGCTTCCGAAGCAATCAAAATGGCGTAAAATAGGATATACCCAAGAGCAATGGGAATTTGCTGAAAACAATGAAGAGATGGTCTGGCGGTATTTTGTAGATAATGAGCTTATTTTTGATACCGACTCTAATTTAGCACCGCGATTTTTATATCCTGCACCATTTTCTAAGTTTTATTTGTCATTAGATGCTGAAACTCCCGACAGATTGGGGCAGTACATTGGCTGGCAAATGGTGAAATCTTATATGGATAAAAATGAAGTGTCCATAAAACAAATGCTGAATACCGATGCTGAAATAATTTTTAATAACGCAAACTATAAACCGAAGAAATAA
- a CDS encoding FtsL-like putative cell division protein, whose translation MKKGFYNILKANFLINDDAFKNWRFIVFCTVLAIIMIASSHSAERKVHEIARLHEDVLELRSEFLEGRSNLMKIKMESTVTNEMKKIGVGPSDNPPYKLKVKISE comes from the coding sequence ATGAAGAAGGGTTTTTACAACATTCTTAAGGCAAATTTTCTAATTAACGATGATGCTTTTAAAAACTGGCGTTTTATCGTGTTTTGTACTGTTTTGGCTATCATCATGATTGCAAGTTCGCACAGTGCAGAGCGTAAAGTGCACGAGATAGCACGCTTGCATGAAGATGTATTAGAATTAAGAAGTGAATTTTTAGAAGGACGTTCTAATTTGATGAAAATCAAAATGGAATCTACTGTAACCAACGAAATGAAGAAAATTGGTGTGGGCCCTTCTGATAATCCTCCATATAAATTAAAAGTGAAAATTAGCGAGTAG
- the rsmH gene encoding 16S rRNA (cytosine(1402)-N(4))-methyltransferase RsmH, whose protein sequence is MEYHNPVLLEESVDGLNIKPDGVYVDVTFGGGGHSREILNRLGENGKLYAFDQDTDALQNKINDPRFTLINENFRFIKRFLRFYGVKKVDGILGDFGVSSHQFNEAERGFSTRFNAKLDMRMDQKSALSAYQVINEYEEEQLKSLFYQYADLKNAPKLARIIAEERKNGPIENSENLNELLKPHLFKGKENKILAQIYQAIRIEVNQELEVLKEFLLQTEDMLEKNGRISLISYHSLEDRLVKRYIRSGLFEGEPEKDFYGNISVPFKKVGRLIVPTQKEISENNRARSAKLRIAKKL, encoded by the coding sequence ATGGAATATCATAATCCGGTATTATTAGAAGAATCTGTAGATGGTTTAAATATTAAACCCGATGGCGTGTACGTAGATGTCACTTTTGGTGGCGGCGGTCATTCACGTGAAATTTTAAACAGATTAGGAGAGAATGGAAAGCTTTATGCCTTCGATCAAGATACCGATGCTTTACAAAATAAAATAAACGATCCTCGTTTTACGCTAATCAATGAGAATTTTAGATTCATAAAGCGTTTTTTGAGATTTTATGGTGTAAAAAAAGTAGATGGAATTTTAGGTGACTTCGGCGTTTCTTCCCATCAATTTAACGAAGCTGAACGTGGATTTTCAACACGATTTAATGCGAAGTTAGATATGCGCATGGATCAAAAAAGCGCTCTAAGTGCCTATCAAGTAATAAATGAATATGAAGAGGAGCAGCTTAAAAGCTTGTTTTATCAATATGCCGATTTAAAGAATGCGCCAAAGCTGGCAAGGATTATTGCTGAAGAGCGTAAAAATGGCCCTATAGAAAATAGCGAGAACTTAAATGAACTTTTAAAACCTCATTTGTTTAAAGGGAAAGAAAATAAAATTCTAGCACAAATTTACCAGGCAATTCGCATAGAGGTAAACCAGGAATTAGAAGTTTTAAAAGAATTTTTGCTTCAAACAGAAGATATGTTAGAGAAGAATGGGAGAATTAGTTTAATCTCTTATCACTCTCTAGAAGATCGTTTGGTGAAACGATATATACGAAGCGGACTTTTTGAAGGCGAGCCAGAAAAAGATTTCTACGGAAATATTTCAGTGCCGTTTAAAAAGGTAGGGCGTCTTATAGTGCCCACACAAAAAGAAATAAGTGAAAACAATAGGGCTAGAAGCGCAAAATTACGAATAGCGAAGAAGCTTTAA
- the gldC gene encoding gliding motility protein GldC — protein sequence MAAYKKSDINIEVVTDENKVPEEIYWSAEDGNVFKEEAKALMLSVWDAKAQETLRVDLWTKEMPVDEMKKFFHQTLVSMKETYYRATQDDKMADTMGDFCDYFAEKLEITKK from the coding sequence ATGGCAGCTTATAAAAAATCTGATATAAATATTGAAGTAGTCACCGACGAAAATAAAGTGCCTGAAGAAATTTATTGGAGCGCTGAAGATGGTAACGTTTTTAAAGAAGAAGCTAAAGCACTAATGCTTTCTGTATGGGATGCTAAAGCACAGGAAACTTTAAGAGTAGATCTTTGGACCAAAGAAATGCCGGTAGATGAGATGAAAAAATTCTTTCATCAAACTTTAGTTTCGATGAAAGAAACGTATTATCGCGCTACGCAAGACGATAAGATGGCCGATACAATGGGAGATTTTTGTGATTATTTCGCTGAGAAATTAGAAATAACCAAAAAGTAA